In Microvenator marinus, one genomic interval encodes:
- a CDS encoding TlpA family protein disulfide reductase produces MRYLLVTLISLIISSNAAAECPADRDWSDELSVHQGYEELQGKKVILEFWATWCAPCVVSLKHAQELASDRVAVVAINSEKDTHRAQSFLKKYALDPKVIWDTDSRILERVAPRAFPWTIVLDANHCEIWSASGAHPDTLEELKKVVE; encoded by the coding sequence ATGCGCTATCTGCTCGTCACACTAATTTCCCTCATTATCAGCTCGAATGCCGCGGCCGAATGTCCCGCAGATCGAGATTGGTCCGATGAGCTCTCGGTTCACCAAGGCTACGAAGAGCTCCAGGGCAAAAAGGTCATCCTCGAGTTCTGGGCCACGTGGTGTGCGCCTTGCGTCGTCTCTCTTAAGCATGCGCAAGAGCTCGCTTCGGACCGCGTCGCCGTGGTCGCCATAAACTCGGAGAAAGACACCCATCGCGCTCAAAGTTTTCTGAAGAAATACGCGTTAGACCCTAAGGTCATCTGGGACACAGACTCTCGAATCTTAGAGCGAGTAGCGCCCAGAGCATTTCCCTGGACTATCGTCCTCGACGCGAACCATTGCGAGATTTGGTCGGCCAGCGGCGCCCACCCCGACACGCTCGAAGAGCTCAAGAAGGTCGTGGAATAA
- a CDS encoding NnrS family protein → MTTPKSISLIDPPAAEVPFALLGKGFRPFFLGAALFAVLYMPLWAWVYLKGGATGPFGPIVWHAHEMLHGFTVAVIAGFLLTAVSNWTRESTAEGWLLLGVFSVWLAGRIGILLCGFLPEAFYPIVSAIDLAFLPIFAGTIARPIFKTKNKRNYVFPIILMVMWASNLLTHLDVYGITSGMGMKSLYLALHMILVIVILITGRIVPLFTRNALDDMSIQSNPKVDKLCVGLAVLFAAISTSGIQVLVPWVALALALALVVRSWKWGSLKTLKVPLLWILHFGNLWLILGFTLLAVSSWGVLAPSVAIHGLTTGVIGILCLGMMARVTRGHTGRDLTTDKLTTLAFVLMVGAVLTRVGGPIVGGSAVMTSIVVSAGLWSAAFLLYLTQHAHMLLTPRPDGRPG, encoded by the coding sequence ATGACGACACCAAAATCTATTTCACTCATCGATCCTCCCGCCGCGGAGGTTCCTTTTGCGTTACTCGGCAAAGGCTTTCGCCCGTTTTTCCTGGGGGCCGCGCTCTTTGCCGTGCTCTATATGCCTCTCTGGGCATGGGTGTATCTCAAGGGCGGCGCCACAGGTCCGTTCGGCCCCATTGTCTGGCACGCCCACGAAATGCTCCACGGTTTTACGGTAGCCGTGATCGCAGGCTTTCTGCTGACGGCTGTGAGCAATTGGACACGCGAATCTACGGCAGAGGGCTGGCTCCTTTTGGGGGTGTTTTCGGTCTGGCTGGCCGGCAGAATTGGAATCCTTCTCTGCGGTTTTCTGCCCGAGGCTTTTTATCCTATTGTGAGCGCGATTGACCTCGCGTTTTTGCCAATCTTTGCAGGTACTATTGCGAGGCCAATCTTCAAGACGAAGAACAAACGCAACTACGTATTCCCAATAATACTAATGGTTATGTGGGCGTCAAATCTGCTCACGCATTTAGACGTTTACGGCATAACGAGCGGAATGGGCATGAAATCTTTGTATTTAGCTTTGCATATGATTTTGGTCATTGTGATTCTAATCACAGGAAGAATTGTCCCACTATTTACACGTAACGCGCTCGACGACATGAGCATCCAGTCGAATCCCAAGGTCGATAAACTCTGTGTGGGGCTCGCGGTACTCTTCGCGGCTATCTCCACTTCGGGGATCCAAGTCCTGGTTCCGTGGGTCGCGCTCGCACTAGCACTGGCGCTTGTCGTCCGCTCTTGGAAGTGGGGAAGCCTCAAGACCCTCAAGGTGCCTCTGCTCTGGATCCTACATTTCGGAAATCTCTGGCTTATCCTTGGTTTTACCTTGCTCGCCGTAAGTTCGTGGGGGGTGCTGGCTCCAAGCGTGGCCATTCACGGCTTAACCACAGGAGTCATCGGCATCCTTTGCCTCGGTATGATGGCCCGCGTCACCCGCGGCCACACGGGCAGAGACCTCACCACGGACAAACTCACCACCCTAGCCTTCGTGCTCATGGTCGGTGCGGTTCTAACGCGTGTCGGAGGACCGATTGTCGGCGGCTCGGCCGTGATGACATCCATCGTAGTCTCGGCCGGACTTTGGTCGGCTGCCTTCCTCCTATACCTGACTCAACACGCGCATATGTTGCTGACTCCTCGGCCCGATGGGCGCCCAGGGTGA
- a CDS encoding protoheme IX farnesyltransferase, with translation MLSLTSNDAQITAQVGSLLKLTKPGIVVTNAMMAGVGTAVAGRPDLVVSVGLGVALLVAGCGAANQELEADVDARMPRTSSRPVADGIFSRNFASGIATFLLIAGSLVLAVYGGLGAALLGVLACVIYVGIYTPLKRVSWVAIPVGAVSGAIPPLIGWAAAHVAWEATAWLLFGALFVWQLPHFLAISIRRAKQYLDAGFAIGCRDHQLQNAVRWARILSVVLFALSAGLVVEQGASFILGLAGAALPLGFAFTKVKIPELWAKRLFFSGLAYLPLMTIAALLHG, from the coding sequence ATGCTTTCTTTGACCAGTAACGACGCGCAGATCACGGCCCAGGTGGGATCGCTCCTCAAATTGACCAAACCCGGAATCGTGGTCACGAACGCCATGATGGCCGGAGTTGGCACTGCCGTTGCGGGCCGTCCTGACCTTGTGGTTTCAGTCGGACTGGGCGTGGCGCTCCTCGTGGCAGGCTGCGGTGCGGCGAACCAAGAGCTCGAAGCCGACGTTGACGCGAGAATGCCTCGCACCTCGAGTCGCCCGGTGGCCGACGGCATATTTAGCCGAAACTTCGCCTCTGGAATTGCCACCTTTTTGCTGATCGCGGGAAGCCTGGTGCTCGCTGTTTACGGGGGCCTCGGGGCGGCCCTGCTCGGCGTGCTAGCATGCGTCATCTACGTTGGAATCTACACCCCGCTTAAGAGAGTTTCGTGGGTTGCCATACCTGTGGGTGCGGTGTCTGGAGCCATTCCACCACTTATCGGTTGGGCCGCAGCGCACGTTGCTTGGGAAGCCACCGCGTGGCTACTCTTCGGAGCCCTTTTCGTCTGGCAGCTCCCGCACTTCTTGGCCATCAGCATCCGCCGGGCGAAACAATACTTGGACGCCGGGTTTGCCATTGGTTGCCGAGACCACCAGCTTCAAAACGCCGTACGCTGGGCGCGGATCCTCTCCGTTGTCCTCTTCGCCCTCTCCGCGGGCCTTGTCGTAGAACAAGGCGCAAGCTTCATCCTTGGCCTCGCAGGGGCTGCTCTTCCGCTAGGGTTCGCCTTCACAAAAGTCAAAATCCCCGAGCTATGGGCAAAACGACTCTTCTTCTCGGGACTTGCGTATCTTCCCCTTATGACCATTGCCGCGCTCTTGCACGGCTGA
- the nadA gene encoding quinolinate synthase NadA, protein MQKPDGVHLTDFEWELVRPLIQEIEELKAEKDALILAHNYQRSELYHSVADVRGDSLALAVAATTHAKRGPIVVCGVHFMAETAKIMNPDRVVLSPDPSAGCSLADSISADDMRHLRQSNPNIPIVVYVNTSAEVKALADACCTSSNAARVVNSFEEDTVIVAPDQHLADWVRSQTTKTILTWDGSCEVHRLFTTSDVAELRQMHPDTHVLVHPECEVSVQESADFVGSTSQLADYIERNRPQKVSLLTECTMSDNLRSGYPQTSFVQPCSLCPHMRKITLESVRDSLKHGFGEVHVDPDVSRRARRSLEYMVRVG, encoded by the coding sequence ATGCAGAAGCCCGATGGTGTGCATTTAACAGATTTTGAGTGGGAGCTGGTTCGGCCTTTGATTCAAGAAATCGAAGAGCTCAAGGCCGAGAAAGATGCGCTGATCCTTGCGCATAACTATCAGCGCTCCGAGCTCTACCACAGCGTCGCGGACGTTCGCGGCGATTCCTTAGCATTAGCCGTTGCTGCAACGACGCACGCCAAACGTGGTCCGATTGTGGTCTGTGGCGTTCACTTCATGGCCGAGACCGCCAAGATTATGAACCCAGATCGTGTGGTTCTGAGTCCCGATCCAAGCGCGGGATGCTCCCTGGCGGATTCGATCAGCGCCGACGATATGAGGCATCTTCGCCAATCAAATCCAAACATTCCGATTGTGGTTTACGTTAATACCAGTGCGGAAGTGAAGGCATTGGCTGATGCGTGCTGCACCTCTTCGAATGCGGCCCGTGTGGTGAATTCGTTCGAGGAGGACACCGTGATTGTGGCTCCCGACCAGCACCTGGCTGATTGGGTGCGCTCTCAAACGACGAAGACGATTCTGACCTGGGACGGGTCGTGTGAAGTACACCGGCTCTTCACCACCTCCGATGTGGCAGAGCTTCGCCAGATGCATCCCGACACGCATGTGCTGGTGCATCCCGAATGCGAAGTTAGCGTCCAGGAGTCCGCGGATTTTGTGGGGTCCACGTCCCAGCTCGCCGACTATATCGAGCGGAATCGTCCTCAAAAGGTGTCGCTGCTCACGGAGTGCACCATGAGTGATAACTTACGCTCGGGCTATCCACAGACTTCGTTTGTGCAACCGTGCTCGCTTTGTCCGCACATGAGAAAGATTACCCTGGAAAGTGTCCGTGATTCGTTGAAGCACGGCTTCGGTGAAGTTCATGTGGACCCCGATGTGTCGCGCCGCGCCAGACGTTCACTGGAATACATGGTGCGCGTCGGATGA
- a CDS encoding L-aspartate oxidase: MKYDVIVVGAGVAGLSTALSLAGRRVLLVAGRESASRMALGGVAFPLNTDDIDSHISDTLKAGAGLCVESSVRGIINDALDTLEWLESTGFRFDKGLNHEGGHEVARVRRCGGDRSGATLTTHLDNRLGGRVERVDARLTGLFLDEFGGRIRGVELQREGKTQRVDAETVVLATGGIGGRFEASSNPLNATGAGLELALAAGAMVRDLEMIQFHPTGLDVLTRPTPIISEALRGAGARLVDSSGQPFMQELGGDLAPRDIVARGVERALQTGGAFLDLTPIKDLQREFPSAALALRTWGLSLDRVPIRPLVHYHMGGLLVDEEGRTSIDGLFACGEVASTGLHGANRLASNSLLEGLVCGRRVGRAIGAEESHSTRSGFKVENVRARFSPRTLSLAMGVSRSQEMLEMALEELERSAPQDLLARAILLSAYHRRESCGAHHRADFPDRVGLGHTLMVMDGDELSIA; the protein is encoded by the coding sequence ATGAAGTACGACGTCATTGTTGTGGGTGCTGGTGTTGCAGGGTTGAGCACCGCACTCTCTCTAGCTGGGCGGCGGGTTCTCTTGGTCGCTGGGCGCGAATCCGCGAGCCGAATGGCACTTGGAGGCGTCGCGTTTCCTCTGAACACGGATGATATCGATTCGCATATCTCGGACACCTTGAAAGCAGGTGCCGGACTCTGCGTGGAATCTAGTGTTAGAGGCATCATCAACGACGCCCTAGACACCCTGGAGTGGCTGGAGAGCACAGGTTTTAGATTTGATAAGGGTTTGAATCACGAAGGAGGGCACGAAGTTGCCAGAGTCCGACGCTGCGGCGGAGACCGAAGTGGTGCAACGCTAACTACGCATCTGGACAACCGTCTCGGTGGACGTGTTGAGCGCGTGGATGCGCGCCTTACGGGCCTGTTTTTAGACGAATTTGGTGGACGAATCCGCGGAGTGGAGCTTCAGCGCGAGGGAAAGACTCAGCGCGTGGACGCAGAGACGGTCGTCCTGGCAACTGGTGGAATTGGGGGCCGTTTTGAAGCCTCGTCAAATCCGCTCAACGCCACGGGCGCGGGACTTGAGCTAGCACTTGCCGCTGGTGCAATGGTTCGAGACCTCGAAATGATTCAGTTTCATCCCACGGGCTTGGACGTCCTGACGCGACCTACACCCATCATCTCGGAGGCTTTGCGTGGTGCGGGTGCGCGGCTCGTGGACTCTAGCGGTCAGCCGTTTATGCAAGAACTTGGCGGCGATCTCGCGCCTCGGGATATTGTGGCTCGCGGCGTAGAAAGGGCACTTCAGACCGGCGGCGCATTTTTAGATTTGACGCCCATCAAGGACCTTCAGAGGGAGTTTCCAAGTGCTGCCCTGGCGCTCCGGACCTGGGGGTTGAGTCTTGATCGCGTCCCGATTCGGCCACTCGTTCATTACCACATGGGAGGACTCTTAGTTGACGAGGAAGGTCGCACATCCATCGACGGCTTGTTTGCCTGCGGGGAGGTTGCAAGCACAGGCCTGCATGGTGCGAATCGTCTGGCGAGCAACTCGCTCTTGGAAGGTCTTGTGTGTGGCCGAAGGGTAGGGCGCGCAATAGGGGCAGAAGAGTCTCACTCAACGCGTTCCGGATTCAAGGTGGAGAACGTCAGAGCAAGGTTTTCGCCAAGAACTCTCTCCCTTGCAATGGGTGTGTCCAGAAGTCAGGAGATGCTTGAAATGGCGTTGGAAGAACTGGAGCGAAGTGCACCCCAAGATCTGCTCGCCAGAGCGATTCTCCTATCCGCCTATCATCGGCGCGAATCGTGTGGCGCGCACCATAGGGCGGATTTTCCTGACCGAGTCGGACTTGGACATACCTTGATGGTCATGGACGGAGACGAGCTAAGCATCGCCTAG
- a CDS encoding Crp/Fnr family transcriptional regulator: MNISVECAPPGDDMDKLDALQSMPIFENVSKDVLKPLVDYFVVKRFERGDELWREGSPAHNFVFLVEGKIKIVKYRPDGGETILGVFDEGDAVGHIAVFRRIPYPASAVALDDSLCLEIYRDHFFGTIQRNTQLMECFIQAMMERNYHLVRRLEELTTSSAEQRLAMVFEKFAEKLGQRRKDENGNMAIFVDVPLSRRDIADLVNVRIETAIRMMSRWNKEGPVQTLPNGFLITDPARLSEIAEGEDDF, encoded by the coding sequence ATGAATATCAGCGTCGAATGTGCTCCTCCGGGAGACGATATGGATAAATTGGACGCGCTACAGTCGATGCCGATCTTTGAGAATGTCTCGAAGGACGTGTTGAAACCGTTGGTCGACTACTTTGTGGTCAAACGGTTTGAGCGCGGTGACGAGCTCTGGCGGGAGGGCTCGCCAGCTCATAATTTTGTCTTTTTGGTGGAAGGCAAGATCAAGATCGTGAAGTACCGCCCAGATGGCGGAGAGACGATTCTCGGGGTCTTCGACGAAGGTGATGCCGTAGGCCATATCGCTGTGTTTCGGCGCATCCCCTACCCCGCGAGTGCGGTGGCCCTCGATGACTCGCTTTGTCTAGAAATCTATCGCGACCATTTCTTCGGCACCATCCAACGAAACACCCAACTCATGGAGTGTTTCATCCAGGCGATGATGGAGCGGAATTACCATTTGGTGAGGCGTCTCGAGGAGCTTACCACCTCGTCTGCCGAACAACGCCTAGCGATGGTCTTCGAAAAATTTGCGGAAAAATTGGGCCAACGCAGAAAAGACGAGAACGGAAACATGGCGATCTTCGTAGATGTGCCTCTCTCGAGACGGGATATCGCCGACCTTGTCAATGTGCGCATCGAGACCGCGATCCGCATGATGAGCCGGTGGAATAAGGAAGGTCCGGTCCAAACATTGCCAAACGGCTTTTTGATCACCGACCCTGCCCGCCTCTCAGAAATCGCCGAAGGTGAAGACGACTTCTAG
- a CDS encoding hemerythrin domain-containing protein translates to MSLPAEEKEHFVHGHSSLVRLLDEVEAHIDGLQGCQTPDFMIEELKPYWNAFKQELFEHIDEEENEMFPHLTGKNDRNLRALQKQHGDLKSRVDEITQFIQTYTHNEEHFKKFQWLIDDFRAAFKRHSADEREFILRSVGAP, encoded by the coding sequence ATGTCATTGCCAGCAGAAGAAAAAGAGCACTTCGTACACGGTCACAGCAGCCTCGTGCGCCTGCTCGATGAGGTCGAGGCCCATATCGACGGTCTGCAAGGATGCCAGACGCCGGACTTCATGATCGAGGAGCTGAAGCCTTACTGGAACGCGTTTAAGCAAGAACTCTTCGAACATATCGACGAGGAGGAGAACGAGATGTTTCCTCACCTGACGGGCAAGAACGACCGCAATTTACGAGCGTTGCAAAAGCAGCACGGCGATCTCAAGTCCCGCGTTGACGAAATCACCCAATTCATCCAAACCTACACGCATAACGAGGAGCACTTCAAGAAATTTCAATGGCTCATCGACGACTTCAGGGCTGCTTTCAAACGCCATAGTGCCGACGAAAGGGAGTTCATTCTGCGCTCCGTAGGTGCGCCATGA
- a CDS encoding alginate export family protein: MKNTHLLFVVLGLLLSTDLAAETLPSVTRDEVAEPVLKVHASLRPRLELRTGHLFGEEAADVLYGPKVDSMDLFSQQSRVGVSLNHGQVHSRATVQFAQVWGAPVNAQLHPFPIQLYEGFIDYAFLPNLKLQAGRFEIAYGEERVLGSVGWSQVGRTWDGLRLKVGFGEDHFVHVFGARHIDGGAGTEALVGDAYLSGVYSRFGKLGPVAELDIYALADTHFSDFDTDAAHQEMLFTFGVRSKTVVNAWDLVVEGAIQGGTRCLRDVDGACLTESQDAFAWFAEAQSGYKFGQTRTFVGGSVASGDNPDTETNEAFDQLYPTGHAHVGWMDFFPRSNIVDIYAGVNTKFEWMSFTLKLHEFQRLEPEMVRLGNELDFQLTLPLTDSVAVDAGMGLFLAAEGMSATEEASGLATWTFASMRWAF, translated from the coding sequence ATGAAAAACACACATCTACTTTTTGTGGTTCTGGGATTGCTGCTCAGCACCGATCTTGCGGCGGAGACACTGCCTAGCGTCACCAGAGACGAAGTGGCCGAGCCCGTCTTGAAGGTACACGCGAGCCTTCGTCCACGGCTGGAGTTGAGAACAGGACATCTCTTTGGCGAAGAAGCGGCCGACGTTCTTTACGGGCCCAAAGTCGACTCCATGGACCTCTTCTCCCAGCAGTCTAGAGTCGGGGTAAGCCTTAATCACGGACAGGTTCATTCACGTGCCACGGTGCAGTTTGCGCAGGTTTGGGGAGCTCCGGTGAATGCTCAGCTGCATCCTTTTCCGATTCAGCTCTATGAAGGATTCATCGACTACGCCTTCCTTCCGAACCTGAAGCTTCAGGCGGGGCGTTTTGAAATCGCGTATGGCGAGGAAAGGGTTCTGGGGTCTGTTGGGTGGAGCCAGGTTGGCAGAACCTGGGATGGATTGAGGCTCAAAGTAGGTTTTGGCGAGGATCATTTTGTGCACGTCTTTGGTGCTCGACATATCGATGGTGGAGCAGGAACTGAGGCCCTTGTGGGCGATGCGTATCTGAGCGGAGTCTACTCCCGGTTCGGCAAACTAGGACCGGTTGCCGAGCTTGACATCTATGCGTTGGCCGACACCCATTTTTCCGATTTTGACACCGACGCTGCGCATCAAGAGATGCTCTTCACCTTCGGAGTGCGGTCAAAGACAGTCGTAAACGCGTGGGACCTCGTAGTGGAGGGCGCCATCCAGGGGGGCACACGGTGTTTGCGGGATGTTGACGGTGCGTGTCTTACCGAAAGTCAGGATGCGTTTGCGTGGTTCGCGGAGGCTCAGAGTGGATACAAATTTGGGCAGACTAGAACGTTTGTCGGGGGATCTGTAGCCAGCGGCGACAATCCCGATACCGAGACAAACGAGGCCTTTGACCAACTCTATCCCACCGGACATGCGCACGTGGGCTGGATGGACTTCTTCCCTCGCTCCAACATCGTGGACATCTACGCAGGTGTGAACACAAAGTTTGAGTGGATGAGCTTCACCCTCAAACTACACGAGTTTCAACGTCTTGAGCCGGAAATGGTTCGATTGGGAAATGAACTGGACTTTCAGTTGACTCTGCCTCTCACCGACTCGGTGGCGGTGGATGCCGGAATGGGGTTGTTCCTTGCAGCTGAAGGAATGTCGGCGACTGAGGAGGCGAGCGGCCTCGCAACATGGACATTCGCGTCCATGCGATGGGCATTCTAA
- a CDS encoding alginate export family protein translates to MRNLLPLIFSSMLFVPAAAAEDGAKPELEIHADTRPRLEARFGHHFGKELDNQLVTGNQPNSRDVFSQRTRLGVSLPGEELRARTTIQFAQIWGDEADAQIAPFPVKAYEAWIEYSIRYHLELRAGRFELNYGEARVVGAPGWNQVGRTWDGVRVRTRLIEDGFVDVWAARNQDGGPGTEFLENDGYFSGIYSSLRMIPGISELDVYLLADTKLSDFESDAAHRKLLGVAGMRLKLGDKKANLVAEGALQAGQICVQDSESLCTSATEDFTGGMFEIEGRYVLGGVLTTYGAISWASEDNDPVYPKGHAHLGWMDFFRRSDLAEAHVGAKFDTGYTQIHFKAHEFWRSDFDSRLGTELNLAIGVKPIGGLSFEGGGGLFFADEGMVLDGNPDGTASWLYTTMLWFY, encoded by the coding sequence ATGCGAAATCTACTTCCTCTAATCTTCTCATCGATGCTCTTTGTTCCGGCAGCTGCTGCCGAAGACGGTGCTAAGCCGGAGCTCGAAATTCACGCCGACACACGTCCACGCCTTGAAGCCCGGTTTGGTCACCATTTCGGCAAAGAACTCGATAATCAACTCGTCACAGGCAACCAGCCGAATTCACGGGATGTCTTCTCGCAGCGCACGCGCCTCGGGGTGAGTTTGCCTGGCGAGGAGCTGCGCGCCCGCACCACAATTCAGTTTGCACAAATCTGGGGGGACGAAGCAGATGCTCAAATTGCTCCCTTTCCGGTCAAAGCCTACGAGGCGTGGATTGAGTACTCGATCAGGTATCACCTGGAGCTGAGGGCAGGGCGCTTTGAGCTCAACTATGGTGAGGCGAGAGTTGTTGGGGCACCGGGCTGGAATCAGGTGGGCCGTACTTGGGACGGCGTGCGTGTGCGAACAAGACTCATTGAGGATGGATTTGTAGACGTGTGGGCCGCTCGAAATCAGGACGGCGGGCCCGGCACCGAGTTCCTGGAGAACGACGGCTATTTCTCCGGAATCTACTCGAGCCTGAGAATGATTCCCGGAATCTCTGAGCTCGATGTCTATCTTCTTGCAGATACAAAACTGAGCGATTTCGAGTCAGATGCCGCCCATCGGAAGCTCCTCGGTGTGGCTGGTATGCGCCTGAAATTGGGCGACAAAAAGGCCAACCTAGTGGCTGAAGGCGCGCTCCAAGCCGGACAAATTTGCGTGCAGGATTCGGAAAGCCTGTGTACCTCAGCTACTGAAGATTTCACCGGTGGCATGTTTGAGATCGAAGGCCGCTACGTCCTTGGTGGCGTTCTGACAACTTACGGCGCGATATCTTGGGCCAGTGAAGACAACGACCCGGTCTACCCCAAGGGACATGCGCATCTGGGCTGGATGGACTTCTTCAGGCGCAGTGATCTGGCAGAGGCTCATGTGGGTGCGAAGTTCGACACCGGTTACACGCAAATTCACTTCAAAGCGCATGAGTTCTGGCGCTCCGACTTCGATTCCAGACTTGGGACTGAGTTGAACCTCGCCATCGGCGTCAAGCCGATTGGTGGACTGAGTTTTGAGGGTGGTGGCGGACTTTTTTTCGCGGATGAGGGCATGGTTCTTGACGGAAATCCTGACGGAACTGCAAGCTGGCTATACACCACAATGTTGTGGTTCTACTGA
- a CDS encoding plastocyanin/azurin family copper-binding protein, with protein sequence MTKKSPHPALKGILLALVSMGAFYSADALACDSCNEVFRKQVMAERSDSLTGKDMLQAMENQKGLPIGNEVKGNVVLAQADIKAPKAAPTQVASVTPDAKKRVAKKGELNPIFEGADFIDIIERDENLSIRTTSFVPQNTKPDKTFTIELNEGKTYIGQGVVYDGFLMDGGVPGQTIVVQEGDIVEMKIKNTGSVPHGASIHAAYTQTSKYVGKVQPGETKSVVFRATVPGVYMYHCAPGGHAIPMHVLFGQYGMMVVEPKETKYKLEEELGRKPDINLYLLQHEFYASGADAINGDLLYTAFNGKVFRYVEEPIVGRPGDYVRIHYLNIGPNRTSTFHIVGILWDYAYWQGHPDKFQYGGQSITSGPTDSWVVEFRLPPDEGSYLMLDHAVGATSRGSIGVIVADGKAEPGPKTYLAEAPAYTEAEKAEQIEKATRTISPFGIGNAEADRPVYYGPEQKEVFVKIIGNSFHPKVIEIEPGTKVTWINEDVFTFMAGEYSGIHNAIGINGPERFATPLLAHAETASHTFTTAGENEYMCAPHPYMKGKIIVRQPKVVEEPKGGCSTTGSPAGAAGLVLIALGLLFVRRRN encoded by the coding sequence ATGACGAAAAAATCCCCACATCCCGCCCTAAAGGGCATTCTTCTCGCTCTCGTCTCAATGGGCGCATTCTACAGCGCAGACGCGCTCGCGTGCGATTCGTGTAACGAGGTCTTCCGTAAACAAGTCATGGCGGAGCGCTCCGATTCGCTCACGGGCAAAGACATGCTCCAGGCCATGGAAAACCAGAAGGGACTTCCTATCGGTAATGAGGTCAAGGGCAATGTGGTCCTTGCCCAGGCGGATATCAAGGCACCTAAGGCTGCCCCAACACAAGTCGCCTCAGTGACCCCAGACGCCAAAAAGCGCGTAGCTAAGAAGGGTGAGCTCAACCCCATTTTTGAAGGTGCGGATTTTATCGACATCATCGAGCGCGACGAGAACCTCTCCATTCGCACCACGAGCTTCGTTCCTCAAAACACCAAACCCGACAAGACCTTCACGATCGAACTCAATGAAGGCAAGACTTATATCGGACAAGGTGTGGTCTATGATGGTTTCCTCATGGACGGCGGTGTGCCTGGTCAAACGATCGTCGTGCAAGAAGGCGATATCGTCGAAATGAAGATCAAGAACACTGGCTCCGTGCCTCACGGGGCGTCGATTCACGCGGCGTACACCCAAACGTCAAAGTATGTGGGTAAAGTGCAACCCGGCGAGACCAAATCGGTGGTCTTCCGCGCGACTGTGCCCGGTGTGTACATGTATCACTGCGCGCCGGGTGGCCACGCCATCCCTATGCACGTGCTCTTCGGACAGTACGGAATGATGGTGGTTGAGCCTAAGGAGACCAAATACAAACTTGAGGAAGAGCTCGGCAGAAAGCCCGACATTAACCTCTACCTTCTTCAACACGAGTTCTACGCGAGCGGCGCCGACGCTATCAATGGCGACCTTCTCTACACGGCATTCAACGGAAAGGTATTCCGCTACGTTGAGGAGCCGATTGTAGGGCGCCCAGGCGACTACGTCCGAATTCACTACTTGAATATCGGTCCGAATCGCACCTCGACCTTCCATATTGTGGGTATCCTCTGGGACTACGCCTACTGGCAGGGGCACCCAGATAAGTTCCAATACGGCGGACAGTCCATTACCTCGGGCCCTACGGATTCATGGGTTGTGGAATTCAGGCTGCCACCGGACGAAGGCTCGTACTTGATGCTCGACCACGCCGTAGGCGCGACCAGTCGTGGCTCAATCGGAGTCATCGTTGCGGACGGCAAAGCAGAGCCCGGTCCTAAGACCTACCTCGCCGAAGCACCGGCCTATACCGAAGCTGAGAAGGCAGAGCAGATCGAGAAGGCGACACGTACGATTTCGCCTTTCGGAATCGGTAACGCTGAGGCTGACCGTCCGGTCTACTATGGCCCAGAGCAGAAGGAAGTGTTCGTCAAAATCATCGGTAACTCCTTCCATCCGAAAGTGATCGAAATCGAGCCAGGCACCAAAGTCACCTGGATCAACGAGGACGTCTTCACCTTCATGGCTGGCGAGTACTCAGGTATTCACAACGCCATTGGTATCAACGGTCCGGAGCGGTTTGCCACCCCACTTCTGGCGCACGCTGAGACAGCTTCTCATACCTTCACGACTGCCGGCGAGAACGAGTATATGTGCGCACCCCACCCGTATATGAAGGGTAAGATTATCGTGCGCCAACCTAAGGTGGTCGAGGAGCCCAAAGGTGGTTGTTCAACAACTGGCTCCCCTGCAGGTGCGGCTGGCCTCGTGCTCATCGCGCTTGGACTGCTCTTCGTACGCCGCCGAAACTAA